In Helianthus annuus cultivar XRQ/B chromosome 3, HanXRQr2.0-SUNRISE, whole genome shotgun sequence, a single window of DNA contains:
- the LOC110929960 gene encoding CASP-like protein 1: MASNDTATPPHAAVSMEVPLKTSAPPPREHGSRARSFKKQAVVDVLLRVFLFATTVVSIIVMVTSEETTQIRVTPRLVISRTAKFSNSPAYIYFIAALSVAALHSLITGLVSILAVMKPGGNSAKLKFHFVILDSLLLGIVAAATGASGGVGYIGLKGNSHSNWNKICNRYDTYCTHIKASIFLSLIASITLLLLVWLSVYVLSKKIARR; encoded by the exons ATGGCATCGAACGACACCGCAACTCCTCCGCATGCGGCCGTTAGCATGGAGGTGCCATTGAAAACGTCGGCACCACCACCGCGGGAGCACGGTTCACGTGCTCGCAGTTTCAAGAAACAAGCAGTGGTTGATGTGTTGTTGAGGGTGTTTCTGTTTGCAACAACGGTGGTAAGTATCATTGTTATGGTCACTTCTGAAGAAACTACACAGATTCGAGTTACTCCAAGACTTGTGATATCAAGGACTGCGAAATTCAGTAATTCCCCAGCTTACat ATACTTTATAGCAGCACTCTCGGTTGCCGCCTTGCACAGCCTCATCACTGGTCTGGTATCCATTTTGGCGGTGATGAAGCCGGGAGGAAACTCTGCAAAGCTAAAGTTTCACTTTGTGATACTCGACTCGCTGCTATTGGGCATCGTGGCTGCAGCAACAGGAGCATCGGGAGGGGTCGGATACATTGGACTTAAAGGGAACTCTCATAGCAATTGGAACAAGATATGTAATAGATATGATACCTACTGTACCCACATTAAAGCCTCAATTTTTCTGTCACTCATAGCCTCCATAACACTTCTACTGCTTGTTTGGCTCTCTGTTTACGTGCTTTCCAAGAAGATCGCTAGGCGATAG